From Actinoplanes oblitus, a single genomic window includes:
- a CDS encoding RlpA-like double-psi beta-barrel domain-containing protein: MRRSRRNAHKGLTGRNRKIAIGVAIAALAGGALAVGTGMSNAATNCGGLDQSLRENLAFMADQRAHPTAQTDAVLANRQAVVDLINLQRREAGCTANIGAPPVKAPTQAPAQQATTAPTKAPAQQATTAPATQGDVVCKGSTVTLSGEAGAPFASSGTFPIGTKLKVTNLDNNKSVTVTVQTTSGSCVLLNNAAFELVREPGKFLIRRAVIERVG, from the coding sequence ATGAGGAGATCACGCCGGAACGCACACAAGGGACTCACCGGGCGCAACCGCAAGATTGCCATCGGCGTCGCGATAGCGGCCCTGGCCGGCGGCGCGCTGGCCGTCGGCACCGGGATGAGCAACGCCGCCACCAACTGCGGCGGCTTGGACCAGTCGCTGCGCGAGAACCTCGCCTTCATGGCCGACCAGCGTGCCCACCCCACCGCGCAGACCGACGCCGTGCTGGCGAACCGGCAGGCAGTGGTCGACCTGATCAACCTGCAGCGCCGGGAGGCGGGCTGCACCGCGAACATCGGCGCCCCGCCGGTCAAGGCGCCGACCCAGGCACCGGCGCAGCAGGCGACGACGGCGCCCACCAAGGCGCCCGCTCAGCAGGCGACGACGGCGCCGGCCACCCAGGGCGACGTCGTCTGCAAGGGCTCGACGGTGACGCTGTCCGGTGAGGCGGGCGCGCCGTTCGCCTCGAGCGGCACGTTCCCGATCGGCACCAAGCTCAAGGTGACGAACCTGGACAACAACAAGAGCGTCACGGTGACCGTGCAGACCACCTCGGGCAGCTGCGTGCTGCTCAACAACGCGGCCTTCGAGCTGGTCCGCGAACCGGGCAAATTCCTCATCCGCCGCGCGGTGATCGAGCGCGTGGGCTGA
- a CDS encoding GntR family transcriptional regulator — translation MTAVPDDGRRSRQRQLAGDLRALILAGDIGPHQRLPSTAELTRRYAVTNMTVTRALRILKAEGLVTGHQGRSVTATGRRPATVFAGTRHGSARLLDVGEVPAPAPVARVFGLEPDEPVVVRHQLRLLDAEPAELSWTYYPAALARGTALAEPDPLPDGSPALLATLGHPLRHATDQVSVRPATVAEFIALRLPEDIPVLRQFRVGYTDGDRPVEVTVMIKAGQQFEIRYEVPVSG, via the coding sequence GTGACTGCCGTTCCGGACGACGGTCGCCGCTCGCGTCAGCGGCAACTCGCCGGCGATCTGCGGGCACTGATCCTGGCCGGCGACATCGGTCCGCACCAGCGCCTGCCGAGCACCGCCGAACTGACCCGCCGATATGCGGTCACCAACATGACGGTCACCCGCGCCCTGCGCATCCTCAAGGCGGAAGGACTGGTCACCGGCCACCAGGGACGCTCCGTGACGGCCACCGGCCGGCGCCCGGCGACGGTGTTCGCCGGGACCCGGCACGGCTCGGCGCGGCTGCTCGACGTCGGCGAGGTTCCGGCGCCGGCACCGGTCGCGCGGGTCTTCGGCCTGGAGCCGGACGAGCCGGTGGTGGTCCGCCACCAGTTGCGGCTGCTGGACGCCGAGCCGGCCGAGTTGAGCTGGACCTATTACCCGGCCGCGCTGGCCCGGGGTACCGCGCTGGCCGAGCCGGACCCGCTGCCGGACGGTTCACCGGCGCTGCTGGCCACGCTCGGGCACCCACTGCGGCACGCCACCGACCAGGTGTCGGTGCGCCCGGCCACGGTGGCCGAGTTCATCGCGCTGCGCCTGCCCGAGGACATCCCGGTGCTGCGGCAGTTCCGGGTCGGGTACACCGACGGTGACCGGCCGGTCGAGGTCACCGTGATGATCAAGGCAGGCCAGCAGTTCGAGATCCGTTACGAGGTGCCGGTATCCGGTTGA
- a CDS encoding flavin reductase family protein, which produces MTIHSTDPFAVPDGDKSPVRRLRGRLAAPVTLWTAPGPAGLTVSSTLVADGDPGRVLGLIDEESDFWAAVTRAGRFAVTPLTPADRQLADRFAGLMPAPGGLFATGEWQQTGYGPVPAHAGVWAGCRLTDERPCGWALLVEATIEEAFFPVATAPLVHFRGRYAELTDR; this is translated from the coding sequence GTGACGATTCATTCCACCGACCCGTTCGCCGTGCCGGACGGGGACAAATCACCGGTGCGGCGGCTCCGCGGGCGGCTCGCCGCCCCGGTCACCCTCTGGACCGCGCCCGGCCCGGCCGGGCTGACCGTCTCCTCCACGCTGGTCGCCGACGGCGATCCGGGGCGGGTGCTCGGCCTGATCGACGAGGAGAGCGACTTCTGGGCGGCCGTCACCCGGGCCGGGCGGTTCGCGGTCACCCCGCTCACCCCGGCCGACCGGCAACTGGCCGACCGGTTCGCCGGGCTGATGCCGGCGCCGGGCGGCCTGTTCGCGACCGGTGAGTGGCAGCAGACCGGGTACGGCCCGGTGCCGGCGCACGCCGGGGTCTGGGCCGGCTGCCGGTTGACCGACGAGCGGCCCTGCGGGTGGGCGCTGCTGGTGGAGGCCACCATCGAGGAGGCGTTCTTCCCGGTGGCCACCGCACCGCTGGTCCACTTCCGGGGACGGTACGCGGAGCTGACTGACCGCTGA
- a CDS encoding DUF485 domain-containing protein: protein MPATPERYLEVQNSEEFGRLRHTLRRFIFPTTIAFILWYALYVLLSAYARDFMAIKLVGNINVALLLGLLQFVSTFVIAWYYARFAAQKIDPAADAIYHEIDGRQPADTASDEGSVV, encoded by the coding sequence GTGCCGGCCACCCCCGAGAGATATCTCGAGGTGCAGAACTCCGAGGAATTCGGGCGACTGCGCCATACCCTTCGCAGGTTCATCTTCCCGACGACCATCGCGTTCATCCTCTGGTACGCGCTGTACGTCCTGCTCTCCGCGTACGCGCGGGACTTCATGGCGATCAAGCTGGTCGGCAACATCAACGTCGCCCTGCTGCTCGGCCTGCTCCAGTTCGTCTCGACGTTCGTGATCGCGTGGTACTACGCCCGCTTCGCCGCACAGAAGATCGATCCCGCCGCCGACGCCATCTACCACGAGATCGACGGCCGGCAGCCCGCGGACACCGCCTCCGATGAGGGGAGCGTGGTCTGA